From the Musa acuminata AAA Group cultivar baxijiao chromosome BXJ3-7, Cavendish_Baxijiao_AAA, whole genome shotgun sequence genome, one window contains:
- the LOC135643609 gene encoding transcriptional corepressor LEUNIG-like isoform X2, with protein sequence MSQNNWEADKMLDVYIYDYLMKRNLHASAKTFQAEGKVSSDPVAIDAPGGFLFEWWSVFWDIFIARTNEKHSDVAASYIETQLIKAREQQQLQQQQQQQQQQQQQPQQQQQDQQQQQQQQQQQQQIQMQQLLLQRHAQQQQQQQHQQQQQRRDGAHLLNGAANGLVTGDPLMRQNPGTANALATKMYEERLKLPLQRDSVDDASIKQRFGENVGQLLDPNHASMLKSSVTSGPPSGQVLHGSAGGVVGPLQQVQGRNHQLPPTQDIKTEMNAVLTPRVSGADGSLIGMPGTNQGGNNLTLKGWPLTGLDQLRSGILQQQKSFMQSPQPLHQLQFLSPQQQQQLLLQAQQNLTSPAAGDVDSRRLRMLLNNRNLVLGKDGQANSVGDVIPNVGSPLQSACPVLPRADTDMLMKKIAQFQQQQQQSSSHQQLLQQHAISSQHSQGSSHHHHQQEKMGTGINVDGSMSNSFQGTDQTSKNPSGRKRKQPVSSSGPANSSGTANTAGPSPSSAPSTPSTHTPGDVMSMPSLQHNSSSTKPLIVFGPDGTGNLTSPANQLADIDRFVEDGSLDDNIESFLSHDDTDARDTVGRGMDVSKGFTFSEIRSTRASTSKVVCCHFSSDGKLLATGGHDKKAVLWYTDTLKPKSTLEEHTLLITDVRFSPSIARLATSSFDKTVRVWDADNPGYSLRTFTGHSASVMSLDFHPNKDDLICSCDGDGEIRYWSIKNGSCVRVFKGGTTQMRFQPRTGRCLAAAAENVVSILDVETQACLHQLQGHAKHVDSVCWDPSGELVVSVSEDSVRVWSLGSGSEADCVHELSCNGNKFHSCAFHPTYPSLLVIGCYQSLELWDMNESKTMTLPAHEGLIAALAVSNVNGLVASASHDKFVKLWK encoded by the exons ATGTCGCAGAACAACTGGGAAGCTGATAAAAT GCTGgatgtatatatttatgattatctGATGAAAAGGAACTTGCACGCCTCTGCAAAGACGTTTCAAGCTGAAGGGAAAGTTTCTTCAGATCCTGTTG CAATCGATGCACCTGGTGGTTTTCTTTTCGAATGGTGGTCAGTTTTCTGGGATATTTTTATTGCAAGAACAAATGAAAAGCACTCCGATGTTGCTGCATCATACATCGAG ACCCAACTTATCAAAGCACGAGAACAGCAGCAGCTGCaacagcaacaacagcagcagcaacaacagcaacaacaacctcagcagcaacaacaagaccagcaacagcagcagcagcagcagcagcaacaacaacagatTCAAATGCAACAACTTTTGTTACAGAGGCACGcacagcaacaacaacagcaacaacatcAACAGCAACAGCAGCGCAGAGACGGAGCTCATCTTCTCAATGGTGCAGCAAATGGGCTTGTTACTGGAGATCCTTTAATGCGTCAGAATCCTGGAACTGCTAATGCTTTGGCAACAAAGATGTATGAAGAGCGGCTGAAGTTGCCTCTCCAAAGGGATTCTGTAGATGATGCATCTATAAAG CAAAGATTTGGTGAAAATGTTGGGCAGCTTCTTGATCCAAACCATGCTTCAATGTTGAAATCCTCGGTGACATCTGGCCCACCTTCAGG GCAAGTTTTGCATGGTTCTGCTGGTGGTGTTGTGGGTCCACTGCAGCAAGTGCAGGGTAggaatcaccaacttcctccaacACAA GATATCAAAACTGAGATGAATGCTGTATTGACTCCCAGAGTCTCAGGTGCTGATGGCTCATTAATTGGAATGCCAG GAACAAATCAGGGAGGAAACAATTTGACTTTAAAAGGATGGCCTCTAACA GGTCTTGATCAATTACGCTCTGGAATCCTGCAACAACAGAAGTCATTTATGCAGTCCCCTCAGCCTCTGCATCAACTTCAGTTCCTGAGTCCCCAGCAACAGCAACAGCTACTGCTTCAGGCACAGCAAAACTTGACCTCTCCTGCAGCTGGTGATGTTGACAGTAGAAGACTTAGGATGTTGCTGAACAATAGAAATTTAGTTCTTGGAAAAGATGGGCAAGCAAACTCTGTTGGTGATGTCATTCCAAATGTTGGATCCCCACTGCAAAGTGCTTGTCCAGTTTTACCACGTGCAGATACAGATATGCTAATGAAG AAGATAGCTCAATTTCAACAGCAGCAACAGCAAAGCAGCAGTCATCAGCAACTACTTCAACAACATGCCATATCAAGTCAACATTCACAGGGTTCAAGTCACCATCATCATCAGCAAGAGAAAATGGGCACTGGCATAAATGTGGACGGAAGCATGTCAAATTCCTTTCAGGGAACTGATCAG ACATCAAAGAATCCAAGTGGGCGTAAGCGCAAGCAACCTGTTTCATCATCTGGACCAGCAAATAGTTCTGGAACTGCAAACACTGCTGGTCCCTCTCCAAGTTCAGCACCTTCAACACCATCGACACATACTCCAGGAGATGTAATGTCAATGCCATCCCTGCAACACAATTCAAGCTCTACAAAGCCTTTGATTGTTTTTGGTCCTGATGGTACTGGAAATTTGACATCACCAGCAAACCAGCTG GCTGATATTGATCGATTTGTTGAAGATGGTTCACTGGATGATAACATTGAATCATTTTTGTCTCATGATGACACAGACGCAAGAGATACTGTAGGTCGTGGCATGGATGTGAGCAAAG GGTTCACATTTTCGGAAATAAGATCCACGCGAGCAAgtacaagtaaagtagtttgttgCCACTTCTCGTCAGATGGAAAATTACTGGCTACTGGGGGCCATGACAAGAAG GCAGTGTTATGGTATACTGACACTTTGAAACCCAAATCAACATTGGAAGAACACACTTTGCTGATAACCGATGTTCGATTCAGTCCAAGCATTGCACGGCTAGCAACGTCGTCTTTTGACAAAACTGTAAGGGTTTGGGATGCTGACAAT CCAGGATATTCGCTTCGCACTTTTACAGGGCATTCTGCATCTGTTATGTCTTTGGATTTTCACCCAAATAAAGATGATCTCATATGCTCCTGTGATGGGGATGGTGAGATACGCTACTGGAGCATTAAAAATGGTAGTTGTGTCAGAGTTTTCAAG GGTGGGACAACTCAGATGAGATTTCAACCTCGTACTGGAAGATGCCTTGCAGCTGCTGCTGAGAATGTTGTGTCAATATTAGATGTTGAGACCCAAGCATGCCTTCATCAATTGCAG GGGCATGCAAAACATGTTGATTCTGTATGTTGGGATCCTTCTGGTGAGCTTGTTGTTTCAGTTAGTGAAGACTCGGTCAGGGTATGGTCTCTTGGTTCAGGAAGTGAAGCAGACTGTGTACATGAATTGAGCTGTAATGGAAACAAGTTTCACTCATGTGCTTTTCATCCCACATATCCATCTTTGCTGGTCATTGGTTGTTACCAG
- the LOC135643609 gene encoding transcriptional corepressor LEUNIG-like isoform X1, translating to MSQNNWEADKMLDVYIYDYLMKRNLHASAKTFQAEGKVSSDPVAIDAPGGFLFEWWSVFWDIFIARTNEKHSDVAASYIETQLIKAREQQQLQQQQQQQQQQQQQPQQQQQDQQQQQQQQQQQQQIQMQQLLLQRHAQQQQQQQHQQQQQRRDGAHLLNGAANGLVTGDPLMRQNPGTANALATKMYEERLKLPLQRDSVDDASIKQRFGENVGQLLDPNHASMLKSSVTSGPPSGQVLHGSAGGVVGPLQQVQGRNHQLPPTQDIKTEMNAVLTPRVSGADGSLIGMPAGTNQGGNNLTLKGWPLTGLDQLRSGILQQQKSFMQSPQPLHQLQFLSPQQQQQLLLQAQQNLTSPAAGDVDSRRLRMLLNNRNLVLGKDGQANSVGDVIPNVGSPLQSACPVLPRADTDMLMKKIAQFQQQQQQSSSHQQLLQQHAISSQHSQGSSHHHHQQEKMGTGINVDGSMSNSFQGTDQTSKNPSGRKRKQPVSSSGPANSSGTANTAGPSPSSAPSTPSTHTPGDVMSMPSLQHNSSSTKPLIVFGPDGTGNLTSPANQLADIDRFVEDGSLDDNIESFLSHDDTDARDTVGRGMDVSKGFTFSEIRSTRASTSKVVCCHFSSDGKLLATGGHDKKAVLWYTDTLKPKSTLEEHTLLITDVRFSPSIARLATSSFDKTVRVWDADNPGYSLRTFTGHSASVMSLDFHPNKDDLICSCDGDGEIRYWSIKNGSCVRVFKGGTTQMRFQPRTGRCLAAAAENVVSILDVETQACLHQLQGHAKHVDSVCWDPSGELVVSVSEDSVRVWSLGSGSEADCVHELSCNGNKFHSCAFHPTYPSLLVIGCYQSLELWDMNESKTMTLPAHEGLIAALAVSNVNGLVASASHDKFVKLWK from the exons ATGTCGCAGAACAACTGGGAAGCTGATAAAAT GCTGgatgtatatatttatgattatctGATGAAAAGGAACTTGCACGCCTCTGCAAAGACGTTTCAAGCTGAAGGGAAAGTTTCTTCAGATCCTGTTG CAATCGATGCACCTGGTGGTTTTCTTTTCGAATGGTGGTCAGTTTTCTGGGATATTTTTATTGCAAGAACAAATGAAAAGCACTCCGATGTTGCTGCATCATACATCGAG ACCCAACTTATCAAAGCACGAGAACAGCAGCAGCTGCaacagcaacaacagcagcagcaacaacagcaacaacaacctcagcagcaacaacaagaccagcaacagcagcagcagcagcagcagcaacaacaacagatTCAAATGCAACAACTTTTGTTACAGAGGCACGcacagcaacaacaacagcaacaacatcAACAGCAACAGCAGCGCAGAGACGGAGCTCATCTTCTCAATGGTGCAGCAAATGGGCTTGTTACTGGAGATCCTTTAATGCGTCAGAATCCTGGAACTGCTAATGCTTTGGCAACAAAGATGTATGAAGAGCGGCTGAAGTTGCCTCTCCAAAGGGATTCTGTAGATGATGCATCTATAAAG CAAAGATTTGGTGAAAATGTTGGGCAGCTTCTTGATCCAAACCATGCTTCAATGTTGAAATCCTCGGTGACATCTGGCCCACCTTCAGG GCAAGTTTTGCATGGTTCTGCTGGTGGTGTTGTGGGTCCACTGCAGCAAGTGCAGGGTAggaatcaccaacttcctccaacACAA GATATCAAAACTGAGATGAATGCTGTATTGACTCCCAGAGTCTCAGGTGCTGATGGCTCATTAATTGGAATGCCAG CAGGAACAAATCAGGGAGGAAACAATTTGACTTTAAAAGGATGGCCTCTAACA GGTCTTGATCAATTACGCTCTGGAATCCTGCAACAACAGAAGTCATTTATGCAGTCCCCTCAGCCTCTGCATCAACTTCAGTTCCTGAGTCCCCAGCAACAGCAACAGCTACTGCTTCAGGCACAGCAAAACTTGACCTCTCCTGCAGCTGGTGATGTTGACAGTAGAAGACTTAGGATGTTGCTGAACAATAGAAATTTAGTTCTTGGAAAAGATGGGCAAGCAAACTCTGTTGGTGATGTCATTCCAAATGTTGGATCCCCACTGCAAAGTGCTTGTCCAGTTTTACCACGTGCAGATACAGATATGCTAATGAAG AAGATAGCTCAATTTCAACAGCAGCAACAGCAAAGCAGCAGTCATCAGCAACTACTTCAACAACATGCCATATCAAGTCAACATTCACAGGGTTCAAGTCACCATCATCATCAGCAAGAGAAAATGGGCACTGGCATAAATGTGGACGGAAGCATGTCAAATTCCTTTCAGGGAACTGATCAG ACATCAAAGAATCCAAGTGGGCGTAAGCGCAAGCAACCTGTTTCATCATCTGGACCAGCAAATAGTTCTGGAACTGCAAACACTGCTGGTCCCTCTCCAAGTTCAGCACCTTCAACACCATCGACACATACTCCAGGAGATGTAATGTCAATGCCATCCCTGCAACACAATTCAAGCTCTACAAAGCCTTTGATTGTTTTTGGTCCTGATGGTACTGGAAATTTGACATCACCAGCAAACCAGCTG GCTGATATTGATCGATTTGTTGAAGATGGTTCACTGGATGATAACATTGAATCATTTTTGTCTCATGATGACACAGACGCAAGAGATACTGTAGGTCGTGGCATGGATGTGAGCAAAG GGTTCACATTTTCGGAAATAAGATCCACGCGAGCAAgtacaagtaaagtagtttgttgCCACTTCTCGTCAGATGGAAAATTACTGGCTACTGGGGGCCATGACAAGAAG GCAGTGTTATGGTATACTGACACTTTGAAACCCAAATCAACATTGGAAGAACACACTTTGCTGATAACCGATGTTCGATTCAGTCCAAGCATTGCACGGCTAGCAACGTCGTCTTTTGACAAAACTGTAAGGGTTTGGGATGCTGACAAT CCAGGATATTCGCTTCGCACTTTTACAGGGCATTCTGCATCTGTTATGTCTTTGGATTTTCACCCAAATAAAGATGATCTCATATGCTCCTGTGATGGGGATGGTGAGATACGCTACTGGAGCATTAAAAATGGTAGTTGTGTCAGAGTTTTCAAG GGTGGGACAACTCAGATGAGATTTCAACCTCGTACTGGAAGATGCCTTGCAGCTGCTGCTGAGAATGTTGTGTCAATATTAGATGTTGAGACCCAAGCATGCCTTCATCAATTGCAG GGGCATGCAAAACATGTTGATTCTGTATGTTGGGATCCTTCTGGTGAGCTTGTTGTTTCAGTTAGTGAAGACTCGGTCAGGGTATGGTCTCTTGGTTCAGGAAGTGAAGCAGACTGTGTACATGAATTGAGCTGTAATGGAAACAAGTTTCACTCATGTGCTTTTCATCCCACATATCCATCTTTGCTGGTCATTGGTTGTTACCAG
- the LOC135643609 gene encoding transcriptional corepressor LEUNIG-like isoform X3 codes for MQQLLLQRHAQQQQQQQHQQQQQRRDGAHLLNGAANGLVTGDPLMRQNPGTANALATKMYEERLKLPLQRDSVDDASIKQRFGENVGQLLDPNHASMLKSSVTSGPPSGQVLHGSAGGVVGPLQQVQGRNHQLPPTQDIKTEMNAVLTPRVSGADGSLIGMPGTNQGGNNLTLKGWPLTGLDQLRSGILQQQKSFMQSPQPLHQLQFLSPQQQQQLLLQAQQNLTSPAAGDVDSRRLRMLLNNRNLVLGKDGQANSVGDVIPNVGSPLQSACPVLPRADTDMLMKKIAQFQQQQQQSSSHQQLLQQHAISSQHSQGSSHHHHQQEKMGTGINVDGSMSNSFQGTDQTSKNPSGRKRKQPVSSSGPANSSGTANTAGPSPSSAPSTPSTHTPGDVMSMPSLQHNSSSTKPLIVFGPDGTGNLTSPANQLADIDRFVEDGSLDDNIESFLSHDDTDARDTVGRGMDVSKGFTFSEIRSTRASTSKVVCCHFSSDGKLLATGGHDKKAVLWYTDTLKPKSTLEEHTLLITDVRFSPSIARLATSSFDKTVRVWDADNPGYSLRTFTGHSASVMSLDFHPNKDDLICSCDGDGEIRYWSIKNGSCVRVFKGGTTQMRFQPRTGRCLAAAAENVVSILDVETQACLHQLQGHAKHVDSVCWDPSGELVVSVSEDSVRVWSLGSGSEADCVHELSCNGNKFHSCAFHPTYPSLLVIGCYQSLELWDMNESKTMTLPAHEGLIAALAVSNVNGLVASASHDKFVKLWK; via the exons ATGCAACAACTTTTGTTACAGAGGCACGcacagcaacaacaacagcaacaacatcAACAGCAACAGCAGCGCAGAGACGGAGCTCATCTTCTCAATGGTGCAGCAAATGGGCTTGTTACTGGAGATCCTTTAATGCGTCAGAATCCTGGAACTGCTAATGCTTTGGCAACAAAGATGTATGAAGAGCGGCTGAAGTTGCCTCTCCAAAGGGATTCTGTAGATGATGCATCTATAAAG CAAAGATTTGGTGAAAATGTTGGGCAGCTTCTTGATCCAAACCATGCTTCAATGTTGAAATCCTCGGTGACATCTGGCCCACCTTCAGG GCAAGTTTTGCATGGTTCTGCTGGTGGTGTTGTGGGTCCACTGCAGCAAGTGCAGGGTAggaatcaccaacttcctccaacACAA GATATCAAAACTGAGATGAATGCTGTATTGACTCCCAGAGTCTCAGGTGCTGATGGCTCATTAATTGGAATGCCAG GAACAAATCAGGGAGGAAACAATTTGACTTTAAAAGGATGGCCTCTAACA GGTCTTGATCAATTACGCTCTGGAATCCTGCAACAACAGAAGTCATTTATGCAGTCCCCTCAGCCTCTGCATCAACTTCAGTTCCTGAGTCCCCAGCAACAGCAACAGCTACTGCTTCAGGCACAGCAAAACTTGACCTCTCCTGCAGCTGGTGATGTTGACAGTAGAAGACTTAGGATGTTGCTGAACAATAGAAATTTAGTTCTTGGAAAAGATGGGCAAGCAAACTCTGTTGGTGATGTCATTCCAAATGTTGGATCCCCACTGCAAAGTGCTTGTCCAGTTTTACCACGTGCAGATACAGATATGCTAATGAAG AAGATAGCTCAATTTCAACAGCAGCAACAGCAAAGCAGCAGTCATCAGCAACTACTTCAACAACATGCCATATCAAGTCAACATTCACAGGGTTCAAGTCACCATCATCATCAGCAAGAGAAAATGGGCACTGGCATAAATGTGGACGGAAGCATGTCAAATTCCTTTCAGGGAACTGATCAG ACATCAAAGAATCCAAGTGGGCGTAAGCGCAAGCAACCTGTTTCATCATCTGGACCAGCAAATAGTTCTGGAACTGCAAACACTGCTGGTCCCTCTCCAAGTTCAGCACCTTCAACACCATCGACACATACTCCAGGAGATGTAATGTCAATGCCATCCCTGCAACACAATTCAAGCTCTACAAAGCCTTTGATTGTTTTTGGTCCTGATGGTACTGGAAATTTGACATCACCAGCAAACCAGCTG GCTGATATTGATCGATTTGTTGAAGATGGTTCACTGGATGATAACATTGAATCATTTTTGTCTCATGATGACACAGACGCAAGAGATACTGTAGGTCGTGGCATGGATGTGAGCAAAG GGTTCACATTTTCGGAAATAAGATCCACGCGAGCAAgtacaagtaaagtagtttgttgCCACTTCTCGTCAGATGGAAAATTACTGGCTACTGGGGGCCATGACAAGAAG GCAGTGTTATGGTATACTGACACTTTGAAACCCAAATCAACATTGGAAGAACACACTTTGCTGATAACCGATGTTCGATTCAGTCCAAGCATTGCACGGCTAGCAACGTCGTCTTTTGACAAAACTGTAAGGGTTTGGGATGCTGACAAT CCAGGATATTCGCTTCGCACTTTTACAGGGCATTCTGCATCTGTTATGTCTTTGGATTTTCACCCAAATAAAGATGATCTCATATGCTCCTGTGATGGGGATGGTGAGATACGCTACTGGAGCATTAAAAATGGTAGTTGTGTCAGAGTTTTCAAG GGTGGGACAACTCAGATGAGATTTCAACCTCGTACTGGAAGATGCCTTGCAGCTGCTGCTGAGAATGTTGTGTCAATATTAGATGTTGAGACCCAAGCATGCCTTCATCAATTGCAG GGGCATGCAAAACATGTTGATTCTGTATGTTGGGATCCTTCTGGTGAGCTTGTTGTTTCAGTTAGTGAAGACTCGGTCAGGGTATGGTCTCTTGGTTCAGGAAGTGAAGCAGACTGTGTACATGAATTGAGCTGTAATGGAAACAAGTTTCACTCATGTGCTTTTCATCCCACATATCCATCTTTGCTGGTCATTGGTTGTTACCAG